The Solicola gregarius DNA window GGCGCTCGGCGCGCACGAGTGGCCAGCGGAGCCCGGACCCTCGATCAACCTGCTGCTCGACAAGGTCAGCGAGCTGACCGGCGTCGACCGCGGCGACACCGAGGCGCTGATGGCGGAGTTCGGTCCGGCAGTACGGATGATCGGCGCCGGCATGCGCAACATCACCAACCCGACGATGCTCGACGCCGGGTACAAGGTGAATGTCGTGCCGAGCCACGCCGAGGCGAGGGTCGACGGCCGGTACCTGCCGGGGCAGGGCGAGACGTTCATGCGAGACGTACAACAGATCGTGGGCGACAAGGTACGCGCGGAGCCGGACGTGTTCCAGCCGGCGCTGGAATATGAGTTCACCGGTGACCTCGTCGACGCGATGACGGTGGCGCTCACGTCGGAGGACCCGGAGGCGCACGTGGCGCCGTTCCTGATGTCGGGCGGGACTGATGCGAAAGCCTGGGACCGCCTCGGCATCCGCTCGTACGGCTTCACTCCGCTTCGGCTGCCCGGAGACCTCGACTTCACCGCGTTGTTCCACGGCGTCGACGAGCGCGTACCGACGGACGCGTTGGAGTTCGGCGCCCGGGTGTTCGACCGGCTGGTCGACCTGGCGTGAGTCGCCGGGGCCACGCCTAGCACGGCAATGGTGCGCTGGGCACGGCAAATTCGCCCTGTTCGATGCACGTTTACCATGTTTACATGGTAAACGTGCACATTGCATGGCAGATTTGCCGTGTAGGGCGACTGTTTACCATGTTTACATGGTAAACGTGCGGCCGGGTCAGTAGGTCCGCGCGACGCGGATGATCTTGCGGCGCATGGTGACCCGGCGCCGCCCGTCGGGGAACATCCGCAGCCGCGACAGCTCCCAGCCGCCGTACTCCGCGGCGTCGGTCAGAAGCCGGCGTACGGAAGAGCGCGAGTACTCCCGCGAGACCCAGAAGCGCCTGAAC harbors:
- a CDS encoding DUF5703 family protein translates to MEYEFRRFWVSREYSRSSVRRLLTDAAEYGGWELSRLRMFPDGRRRVTMRRKIIRVARTY